TTACTTATCAGAGAACAGAAAAGTAAAAGGGACAAAATGTATTATTTTTATCATATGAGCTAGTTTCATTGCTCTAGCTATGCATGCCCGTCCATTTATATAGCTTGTTGCCGTGTTGTAAAGCTGTAGAAGTTTTCTCCTTTtcgtttattttctttttatactCTCCAACTTTAGTTTGTAATATTGTAAATTTTCCAATATATAAGATGAGACTGTTTGGTGGCTATAATAGTTGGAAAGCACTAAGTTATTCAGAAGTTTCTGCACCTAAGGGTAAGATTGACTTAAACCGTATAAAACATCGAAGGAGGAAACGACCAATGTGGATTTCTCATATTACAGTAACAAGACAGCCCAtgtatttataataaataatgcTGGCAAGTTGATATTTTAAAAGACAAAAGGTGGAGTGCTCTGGACATAGAAGCCTTCTTTACGGCACAGCAATGACTAATGTGGAatttaatgactacatttttatacgtTTTAGTATTCTGAAGTCTGCGCAACCATGTGCAAATAAATTCCATCACAAAaattgtgcctatttgacttgtaTTCTCAAAATTATTTTCTGGTTATTTAAATATGTGATTATTCGCTAATTTATCTTAAAAAAGCAACTCTGCTGAAATAATACGGTCATAATGTCTACCATCTCTATTTACTAATACTAAATAGGATTCGTTTGGTTTAAAGAGCAACCTCACAAGTAACAACCCCATACAGTTTGGTATCTGCGTTATTTCACCAATAATTTTTACTTGTCAAAGGACAAAATGACGAGGAGCATGGTTTTGTTGCTCTAGTTTTTCCTGCATATACATTAATCTGGCTGTTGTTGCTTTGTTGTAAATCTTTTTAAGTCTTCACCAATTTTTGCACTCCAACTATTCTTTGTAATATTGCGATTTGCCCGATCATAGGAGATTCTTTGGTTGCTGACTTCAAAAATCTTGAATACGTAATATATACTCAAGGCACATGTTATATACGGACAGAAATTGTATAAACATCGAAGATGAAATGACCGTTATGGCTTTAATATAATGCAGTAACTAGGAAGCCTATTCGTAGTAAATAGTGTACGATCAACCTTTATCATCTATTGCAACTGGGGATTTCAGTACTGCAAAAATGGCCCTGCTCCAAATGTAGAACGGACCACATGCAAGTTGATGTTTAAAGAGAAAAGTAATGACCACTACAGAGATAGAGCAGAGCAGGATTTTCTCTAAGGagatcaaaatataaagaagtaaataTACGAAGAAGCCAAAGAGATTTAataaatagtatatatacatttaaAACAAATTTGAACTATGTAAATAGTGTGATTTTTCGGCCAAGAGGTGTCAATCAACTCCCTTGGACAAGGGTAGCTCCGCCCCTGAGTAGAAGACTATTTTTGCGACCCAGCAATTACTACTATGGAACTGTAATACAATGTAGCATCAACCAGTTCACATATTATGAAGTCTCCCCTACCATGTGCAAATTCATTCCATTACAGCTCAAAGGTACCTGGTGGAGTATATTTTCCTGTTTGGTTAGTATTATCAAAATTATGACTGATTGATTAAGTAATGATTGATTGATAATTGATTAAAATAATCAATGCTTTTCAAGTACAAACACTTTGGTATTAGCATAAAAATTAGTACTAATTTTCTTGTATTAACTAGACCTAATTAAGTGATTGAATCAGTTATCTTGAAATAATCCAAATCAAACAGAACTGTATACTTTCTGGAAACAAGCTTACTAGGAGAAGATCAAGTAGAGAGAAATTAACTATTTAGCATCACAATTCAATTTGGTAGCTGAAACAATATTTGGCAGAAGCTCAAGAAAGGAAATCTAAGATGGAAAAAAAACTCAAAGAATTACCAGCCATGTCTTTAAACTCGTAACAAAGAAACAATGGACGATAGACAACAGTAACTAATCTCTAAATAACAAGAAATATCAGTGTATAACCGAAGACGACCTTATTTCAGTCATCGGCGGAGTCAGGTTGGGAGTAGAACCTTCAGAGGATGGCCGAGTCCCTGTATTCACTCTTCTAACACCCTCTACCATCTTTACTACTTGTGGCATTTTTGGTCTCTGGTCTGGCATTCTGGCTACACAGGACAAACCTATTTGTAACATCTCTACCATTTCTTCTTCTATATTAGGATACTTCAAAAGCTCCACGTCGAATACCTCTGCAGTCCACTCCTCACGAACGACAGAATGTACCCATCTGACTAAGTGGACAACCTCATTCGTACCTGTGGCGTGTATAGGCGACTTTCCAGTGAGAAGTTCAAGCAATAGGACTCCAAAGCTGTAGACATCGGAGGCTTGGGACACTTTTCTTGAGTCTGTAACTTCTGGGGGTTGATAACCTGCAGCCCGCATGACTGGTGGAACAAGTGGACTCATTATAGTTGCCAAGCCAAGATCAGAAATACAACCGAACCCATGGGAGTTGAGGAATATGTTTGAGGATTTTATGTTCCCGTGGACAAGCTTTCCACTAGACTGTCCGTGTATATGAGCAATGCCTCTAGCTGCACCAATGGCAATTCGTAGTCGGCTATCCCAGTCTAGAGGAATCCGATCAGCAGACCTCTTTGCTGCAATTGAAAAGTGCATTAGATATATACTGATAGGAATACTTGAAGGAACCAAATCTTATTGGCGATTATTTATGATAAAAATGAAATTATGAAATCTCATTTGTCTTCTTTATACTCTTCTTCAAATCTACATACTATGTGGTGCAAGGGATTCCCAACATCTCGTAGAGAAAGAGTATGTAATGTAGAATTCGAATAAGAGTATATGACTTTCACCTAAGACACCATCCACCTAACAAAGATGAGTATGCCAAAGCAAAGTTCTCCCCAGGGCATTATTTCACTGATATAAGCCAATAGCGAAAACCTCTCGACGAACAtgatattcttgaattttgacgaGTTAAAACCAAAGTTGCACTTAAACTGGACCTAAAAATGGCAATTAATATTATGACATTAGGACGCTTATGCTGTCCTATAAGCTATTGACAATAAAAACTATCAATGAGGACTATGACAGCAGATACTCCATCCTAATGGATTCAGTGCTAATTGGTATTACAGCTAGAATTAGCCAGCAAGCAGGGCAAAATGCTGAAAAATTGCAATGCTGCACAAGACACATCATGCCTAGAAATGATATGAATTATCTTTTTGGTCCTGATAATCAATTCTCTAGGGATTGGTTCaagaacccaaaaaaaaaaaaaaaaatagtagtagAAGGTGCGTGATTAGCATACCATGCAGCATTAAAGATGCACTCCCTTGGCTGTAAAAATCATAGACCATGAGCTTCTCTTCCTTGGAATAGTAGTATGCCCTCAGTGGAGCCACATTCTCGTGCCTGATATTGCCAACAACCTCCATCTGCTGCTCAAAATCTTTTCTTCCGACACTCTCCTTCAACCTCTTCACCACAACTGTTGTAGAATCCTCCAAAGCTGCCTTATATGCAGTGCCAAATGTTCCCTTTCCAAGCACCTCCGCTGAAGCTCTCAACAGATCTTCAAGGTCAAATGCaagattacaaccctcaaagaatACAAGATTCCGTTCTCCATGTTGACTGCTGGAAGCTCCTTTCCAGACCGACGCTTCTTTCTTGACTGATTTCTCTATGGTCCCATTTTTACCCTCTTTCTTCGAATATTGCATAATCAGCACTGCAGCTATTACCAAGAAACCTAAAACACATCCTCCAATTACGATCCCAAGTATTGCAGGTTCACGGAGTTTTAAAGATTTCTTTTTTGGCTGGACAGTTGGAGGAGGAACTGGAGGAAGTGAAGGTGATGGATTTGAAGGAGAAAGCCGGTTACCAGCAAAAGCCGAACCAGGAAACCTTTGAAGAGAATTGGGGACATTTCCAGTGAAGTCATTGTTGGATAGATCTAATAGTTGTAAACTAGGAAGATTGAGATCAGGAATATTGCCAGAGAGTGAATTATTAGCAAGAACCAAAGCAGTCAAATGAGTCAAGTTTGAAACTGAAGAAGGTATACTCCCACTAAAATCATTATATGACAAATCCAAAACCGAAAGGCTTTTCCAAGCAGAAAAATCAGCAGGCAATGAACCACTAATATTATTGGACTGAAGATACAGAGAAGTCAAATCTCCAAGGTTTGCAAACTCAGAAGGGAAAGGTCCACTAAGACTATTAGACCTCAAACTCAAGATCTGAAGAGCAGATAAGCGGCTTAGAGTGTTTACAGGAATCGAGCCGCGGAATCCAACTCCAGGTAATCTAACTGCTATAATTCTTGAATTATCATGATTGCAAGTGACTCCGGTCCAAGAATTGCAAGCAGAAGTTTGCACATCCCAATTCAGATAGCGAGAGTGGTTAATATTATCAAGGAAATCAAGAAGCGCTTCTTTGTCTTCAAATGGTTCACTGCTCGCTAACCAGAATAGAGTTGAGCAGAATAAAACTGACAAGAAATGGAACTTTGTGCCCATCTTTTCCTCCTCTAAACTAAATTACAAAAGCATCAACTACTAGTAACGGCCCCCCTTCATTTCTCTATCTGAAGATATAGAAGAAACGGAATCAGAGTTAGAAACGGCATAATGTTCATTATTCAGTATAAATAATTACCATTAAAAATCAGAGAACCGTTTTTTAGCCATAAATGCATGTTTATAAGGTAACTAATGTTACGTAGACACTTAAAAGACTAGTTTTTTGGTCAACCAAAGCAAATTAATAGAGAATATAGCTAGAGAAAAGCAAGAGTTTGGTACAATTTCTGCCCACATTTACTGACTAATAACTCTTCTTCA
This DNA window, taken from Nicotiana tabacum cultivar K326 chromosome 4, ASM71507v2, whole genome shotgun sequence, encodes the following:
- the LOC107823342 gene encoding putative inactive receptor kinase At4g23740; protein product: MGTKFHFLSVLFCSTLFWLASSEPFEDKEALLDFLDNINHSRYLNWDVQTSACNSWTGVTCNHDNSRIIAVRLPGVGFRGSIPVNTLSRLSALQILSLRSNSLSGPFPSEFANLGDLTSLYLQSNNISGSLPADFSAWKSLSVLDLSYNDFSGSIPSSVSNLTHLTALVLANNSLSGNIPDLNLPSLQLLDLSNNDFTGNVPNSLQRFPGSAFAGNRLSPSNPSPSLPPVPPPTVQPKKKSLKLREPAILGIVIGGCVLGFLVIAAVLIMQYSKKEGKNGTIEKSVKKEASVWKGASSSQHGERNLVFFEGCNLAFDLEDLLRASAEVLGKGTFGTAYKAALEDSTTVVVKRLKESVGRKDFEQQMEVVGNIRHENVAPLRAYYYSKEEKLMVYDFYSQGSASLMLHAKRSADRIPLDWDSRLRIAIGAARGIAHIHGQSSGKLVHGNIKSSNIFLNSHGFGCISDLGLATIMSPLVPPVMRAAGYQPPEVTDSRKVSQASDVYSFGVLLLELLTGKSPIHATGTNEVVHLVRWVHSVVREEWTAEVFDVELLKYPNIEEEMVEMLQIGLSCVARMPDQRPKMPQVVKMVEGVRRVNTGTRPSSEGSTPNLTPPMTEIRSSSVIH